A part of Acidobacteriota bacterium genomic DNA contains:
- a CDS encoding TonB-dependent receptor, translated as MTASTAFFLSQLLLALPGGSPIQQAPATTTASTATTVSGVVRDAGGGVIAGANVIVRVASGAERQGVAGSDGRFSVTAPAPGAVTVIVRADGFAEFRRTFAAGEPAGAVEATLAAAGITEQVSVTPTRTEQRLGDVPAAVNVIAKEEIRQTPAVVADDVLRRLPEFSLFRRSSSISAHPTSQGVSLRGIGPSGVSRSLVLLDGVPFNDAFGGWVYWTALPIESAERIEVVNGASSSLYGSYAMGGVLNVVTSQPTRRTVEMKAQYGNRSTPKLDLRASDVWGKVGVAVDATAFDTDGYANVLPSQRGGVDNNVAVQYKNVAVKLDYNPTDRVHAFVRAGYFTEERANGKRTSFTPTIEESNDTAWTYTSGGVRAVLPDSSSLQATVFTDAKEFHSNFLAIPDAGTTRNVGRLSLTQTVPTDAVGGMAQWSRVFRGRHAVTGGMDFRWVDGDSVEDAYDAQTGANKTLHRVAGGTQRLFGLFVQDVITPTDRLTVTLSARVDRWRNYDAHNVETMLSNGAVSDPDLADKQDTVVSPRVGVLYRLTDRVSVWGDLASGFRAPTLNELYRRFSLGAQVTLANPALGPERLVGGEFGINILPVRGLTWRTTVFDNRMKDPVANVTQPSPPNTLKRENLGRTRIWGIQTDADYRIGDHVRVGGAYIYDIAKVRENDVNPALVDRYLQQVPKHRGAFQFQYADPKYFSAGVDVQAVGDQFDDDLNTPARVLPGYAVVNASVSRALGPTLQIFLAAQNLFDKEFWIGTASDASGNPIAPTLIGMPRLVSVGLRIRVQGR; from the coding sequence ATGACAGCATCGACGGCATTCTTCCTCAGTCAGCTCCTCCTCGCGCTACCAGGCGGGAGCCCGATCCAGCAGGCCCCCGCGACCACTACCGCCTCTACCGCCACCACCGTCTCGGGCGTCGTCCGTGACGCTGGCGGCGGCGTGATTGCGGGCGCCAACGTCATCGTCCGCGTGGCGTCCGGTGCCGAACGTCAGGGCGTCGCGGGCTCGGACGGCCGGTTCAGCGTCACGGCGCCCGCGCCCGGCGCCGTGACGGTCATCGTTCGCGCCGACGGGTTCGCCGAGTTCCGCCGGACGTTCGCCGCCGGCGAGCCCGCCGGCGCCGTCGAGGCGACGCTCGCCGCGGCCGGCATCACCGAGCAGGTCAGCGTGACGCCGACGCGCACCGAACAGCGGCTGGGCGACGTCCCGGCCGCCGTGAACGTGATCGCCAAGGAAGAGATCCGCCAGACGCCGGCCGTCGTCGCCGACGACGTGCTGCGCCGGCTGCCGGAGTTCAGTCTGTTCCGCCGGTCGAGCAGCATCTCGGCGCACCCGACGAGCCAGGGCGTGTCGCTGCGCGGCATCGGACCGAGCGGCGTGAGCCGCAGCCTCGTGCTGCTCGACGGCGTCCCGTTCAACGACGCGTTCGGCGGATGGGTGTACTGGACCGCGCTCCCGATCGAGAGCGCCGAGCGGATCGAGGTCGTCAACGGCGCGTCGTCGAGCCTGTACGGCAGCTACGCGATGGGCGGCGTGCTGAACGTCGTGACGAGCCAGCCGACGCGGCGGACCGTCGAGATGAAGGCGCAGTACGGCAACCGGTCCACGCCCAAGCTCGACCTGCGCGCGAGCGACGTGTGGGGCAAGGTGGGCGTCGCCGTGGACGCCACGGCCTTCGACACCGACGGCTATGCCAACGTGCTGCCCTCGCAGCGCGGCGGCGTCGACAACAACGTCGCCGTTCAGTACAAGAACGTCGCCGTCAAGCTCGACTACAACCCGACGGACCGGGTGCACGCGTTCGTCCGGGCCGGTTACTTCACGGAAGAGCGCGCCAACGGCAAGCGCACGAGCTTCACGCCGACGATCGAGGAATCGAACGACACGGCCTGGACGTACACGAGCGGCGGCGTGCGCGCGGTGCTGCCCGACTCGAGCAGCCTGCAGGCGACGGTCTTCACCGACGCCAAGGAGTTCCACAGCAACTTCCTCGCGATCCCCGATGCGGGCACGACCAGGAACGTCGGGCGCCTCTCGCTGACGCAGACCGTGCCGACCGACGCGGTCGGCGGCATGGCGCAGTGGTCGCGCGTGTTCCGCGGCCGCCACGCGGTGACCGGCGGCATGGACTTCCGCTGGGTGGACGGCGACAGCGTGGAGGACGCGTACGACGCGCAGACCGGCGCGAACAAGACGCTCCACCGGGTGGCGGGCGGCACGCAGCGGCTCTTCGGCCTGTTCGTGCAGGATGTCATCACGCCGACCGATCGGCTGACGGTGACGCTGAGCGCGCGAGTCGACCGCTGGCGGAACTACGACGCGCACAATGTCGAGACCATGCTCTCGAACGGCGCCGTGAGTGATCCGGACCTGGCCGACAAGCAGGACACGGTGGTGAGCCCACGCGTCGGCGTGCTCTACCGCCTGACCGATCGCGTTTCGGTGTGGGGCGACCTGGCGTCCGGCTTCCGCGCGCCGACGCTGAACGAGCTGTACCGGCGGTTCTCGCTCGGCGCGCAGGTCACGCTCGCGAACCCGGCGCTCGGGCCCGAGCGGCTCGTGGGCGGCGAATTCGGCATCAACATCCTGCCCGTCCGGGGGCTGACCTGGCGCACGACGGTGTTCGACAACCGGATGAAAGACCCGGTCGCGAACGTCACGCAACCATCTCCGCCCAACACGCTGAAACGAGAGAACCTGGGGCGCACACGTATTTGGGGCATTCAGACGGACGCGGACTACCGCATCGGCGACCACGTCCGCGTCGGCGGCGCCTACATCTACGACATCGCCAAGGTGCGCGAGAACGACGTGAACCCGGCGCTGGTCGACCGTTACCTGCAGCAGGTGCCGAAGCACCGCGGCGCGTTCCAGTTCCAGTACGCCGATCCGAAGTACTTCAGTGCCGGCGTCGACGTGCAGGCCGTGGGCGATCAGTTCGACGACGATCTCAACACGCCGGCGCGCGTGCTTCCGGGCTACGCCGTCGTCAACGCCAGCGTCTCGCGCGCGCTCGGCCCGACGCTCCAAATCTTCCTCGCCGCGCAGAACCTCTTCGACAAGGAGTTCTGGATCGGCACGGCCAGCGACGCCAGCGGCAATCCGATCGCGCCGACGCTCATCGGCATGCCGCGGCTCGTCAGCGTCGGGCTCAGGATTCGCGTGCAGGGACGGTAG
- a CDS encoding SDR family oxidoreductase: MAKTRTRTRAASDRRPKPPFPKQHQPKPGRESELEPRPKYEAPDYRASGKLNGNVAIVTGGDSGIGRAVAVLFAREGADVALVFLPEERDDAEETARAIEGAGRRALLIAGDLRRPAFCRRVIATTVRRWGRLDVLVNNAAFQQHQPSIAEISDAQWTRTFETNIFAMFWLTQAALPHLRPGAAIINTGSIVGLNGSGKLLDYASTKGAIHAFTKSLAQSLVDREIRVNCVAPGPVWTPLNPSDRPPDEVATFGQDTPMGRPGQPEEIAPAYVFFASNADSSYITGEVLTITGGKTVA; encoded by the coding sequence ATGGCGAAGACGCGAACGCGCACACGGGCCGCCTCGGACCGCCGGCCGAAGCCGCCGTTTCCGAAGCAGCATCAGCCGAAGCCCGGCCGCGAATCCGAGCTCGAGCCCCGCCCGAAGTACGAGGCACCCGACTACCGGGCGTCCGGCAAGCTCAACGGCAACGTGGCGATCGTGACGGGAGGCGACTCGGGGATCGGCCGTGCCGTCGCCGTCCTGTTCGCTCGCGAGGGCGCCGACGTCGCGCTCGTGTTCCTTCCCGAGGAGCGCGACGACGCCGAGGAAACGGCGCGCGCCATCGAAGGTGCCGGACGCCGCGCCCTCCTCATCGCGGGCGATCTTCGCCGGCCGGCGTTCTGCCGGCGCGTCATCGCCACGACCGTCCGGCGATGGGGCCGGCTCGACGTCCTGGTCAACAACGCGGCGTTCCAGCAGCACCAGCCGTCCATCGCCGAGATCAGCGACGCCCAATGGACGCGGACGTTCGAGACCAACATCTTCGCGATGTTCTGGCTGACGCAAGCGGCGCTGCCCCATCTCCGGCCGGGCGCCGCGATCATCAACACCGGCTCGATCGTCGGCCTCAACGGCAGCGGCAAGCTCCTCGACTACGCGTCGACCAAAGGCGCGATTCACGCCTTCACGAAGTCGCTCGCCCAGTCGCTGGTGGATCGGGAGATTCGAGTGAACTGCGTGGCGCCAGGGCCGGTGTGGACGCCGCTCAACCCGTCGGATCGTCCGCCGGACGAGGTCGCCACGTTCGGCCAGGACACGCCGATGGGCCGGCCCGGCCAGCCGGAGGAAATCGCCCCGGCCTACGTGTTCTTCGCGTCGAACGCCGACTCGAGCTACATCACCGGCGAAGTGCTGACGATCACCGGCGGCAAGACGGTCGCGTGA
- a CDS encoding DnaJ domain-containing protein gives MVRTPTHYEVLHVQPDAPREIVHMSYLTLMRRLRMHPDLGGDPDMAARINDAFAVLSDPEARARYDRTLAAASERRAEAAVLLPPADEAPRQAAASPVTACEFCGTLHPARDLTRPSAICALCASPLYPASMHEQDDTARRAFHRISREWPLAFHFAYPYGAPLTGTTRDLSISGLRFTTAHRLSPEDRLRLTCAFCDAIGVVRHVHHGLEHRDEPWSVGVAFLTLRINLAPGGIVSKLI, from the coding sequence ATGGTCCGCACGCCGACGCACTACGAAGTGCTGCACGTGCAGCCGGACGCGCCACGCGAGATCGTCCACATGAGCTACCTGACGCTCATGCGGCGGCTCCGCATGCACCCGGACCTCGGCGGCGATCCGGACATGGCGGCCCGCATCAACGACGCGTTCGCGGTGCTGAGCGATCCCGAGGCGCGGGCCCGCTACGACCGAACCCTGGCGGCCGCCTCCGAACGGCGCGCCGAGGCCGCGGTCCTGCTGCCTCCGGCCGATGAAGCTCCACGCCAAGCCGCGGCGTCGCCCGTCACGGCGTGCGAGTTCTGCGGCACGCTGCACCCGGCGCGAGATCTGACGCGGCCGTCGGCCATCTGCGCGTTGTGCGCCAGCCCGCTCTATCCAGCCAGCATGCACGAGCAGGACGACACGGCTCGCCGGGCGTTCCACCGCATCAGCCGGGAATGGCCGCTGGCGTTCCACTTCGCCTATCCCTACGGGGCGCCGCTCACCGGCACGACGCGCGATCTATCGATTTCCGGCCTGCGATTCACGACCGCCCACCGGCTGAGCCCGGAGGATCGGCTCCGCTTGACGTGTGCCTTCTGCGACGCCATCGGCGTCGTCCGCCATGTGCACCACGGGCTGGAGCATCGCGACGAGCCGTGGAGCGTCGGCGTCGCGTTCCTCACGCTGCGAATCAACCTCGCGCCGGGCGGGATCGTGTCGAAGTTGATCTGA